A DNA window from Nymphalis io chromosome 28, ilAglIoxx1.1, whole genome shotgun sequence contains the following coding sequences:
- the LOC126779067 gene encoding angiotensin-converting enzyme-like produces the protein MAVVLILILFFNTYSCENNVDELFKDINEAVVKFNAIGADIAWQSSLNPGNPALSSKTAVHQQKLLSWQHRECEKLGIFHEKHVLNLNQERQAYLFCRGPKFVYKEAREISKLYDKLQSIYYKAVVCIPHNEQSTKINITILENAIRKYIFYIKYYLKLDEKSVPFAAKIAANDLKESGICLKGEEDFENVMEHSREPEILEWVWLVWREKMRLMKEPYEKLINVENNGARRNGYTDIGASWRDELEIPNLRELSYSLYKDIKPLYALLHGVVRFYLRREYGDIVPETGPIPAHLLGNLWSQNWEPLVDMILPNDINLDDRMKNLNWTVKDMVKRAEDFYVSLGLPPMTEKFWQKSVFSRDNHSLARCHGTAADMFESDDVRLLYCSGVSFEDFHVIHHEMGHIQYYMAYKNQPGLFRQANSALQETIGDTIMYAVMTPQHLHRIRLINDSELYNTRDPHADESYITKETSGLHRKYIDEFDYEDGQTFDINNDIDDSGIKYNHFDKSHQVTTDDILILKQALNKLPQIPFSLLMDEYRWRYFEGSVEKDSLNEEFWILAQDIQGIAPNGVRGEEYFDIGAKFHVPDNTPYIRYFLSSFLQHQLFEALCKAAVFGHRNVKDALPPTIYLNRCDIYGSKAAGRILKDLMSRGHSQHWREIIEDTIGEVDISAAALKRHYRPLYVMLTRLVEKYSIPIGW, from the exons ATGGCAGTCGTTTTGATTTTAATTCTGTTCTTCAATACATATTCTTGCGAAAACAATGttgatgaattatttaaagatatCAATGAAGCTGTAGTCAAATTCAATGCAATCGGCGCTGATATTGCATGGCAATCTTCACTTAACCCTGGCAACCCAGCACTGTCAAGCAAGACAGCTGTTCACCAACAAAAGTTGCTTTCCTGGCAACACAGAGAATGTGAAAAATTGGGGATTTTTCACGAAAAACACGTGCTGAATTTAAATCAAGAACGACAAGCGTATCTTTTCTGTAGAGGACCGAAATTCGTTTATAAGGAAGCTAG agaaattagtaaattatatgaCAAGTTACAATCAATTTATTACAAAGCAGTTGTGTGTATACCCCATAATGAACAAAGCACAAAAatcaatattacaattttagaaAATGccattagaaaatatattttttatataaaatattacttgaaatTGGATGAGAAATCTGTTCCTTTTGCCGCTAAAATAGCTGCGAATGACTTAAAAGAAAGTGGAATATGTTTGAAAGGAGAAGAAGATTTCGAGAATGTTATGGAACATTCGAGAGAACCAGAAATATTGGAATGGGTGTGGTTAGTTTGGAGGGAAAAAATGCGATTGATGAAGGAGCCGTATGAGAAATTGATTAATGTTGAAAATAATGGTGCAAGAAGAAATG GTTACACTGATATTGGAGCATCTTGGCGTGATGAATTGGAGATACCCAACTTACGAGAGCTTAGTTATAGCTTATACAAAGACATCAAACCATTGTACGCACTACTCCATGGCGTCGTGAGGTTTTATCTCAGACGGGAATACGGAGATATTGTACCAGAAACTGGACCGATTCCCGCACATTTACTTG GGAATTTATGGTCACAAAATTGGGAACCATTAGTTGATATGATTCTGCCGAATGATATAAATTTAGATGATAGGATGAAAAATTTAAACTGGACTGTTAAAGATATG GTTAAGCGCGCTGAAGATTTTTATGTATCGTTAGGCCTTCCTCCAATGACTGAGAAATTTTGGCAGAAGTCTGTATTTTCACGAGACAATCATAGTTTGGCGCGATGTCATGGCACAGCGGCGGACATGTTTGAAAGCGACGATGTTAG actTCTTTACTGTTCTGGAGTGTCGTTTGAAGATTTTCATGTAATACATCACGAAATGGGTCATATACAATACTATATGGCGTACAAGAACCAGCCAGGATTATTTAGG CAAGCGAACTCAGCGCTACAAGAAACGATTGGCGATACGATAATGTATGCTGTTATGACCCCTCAACACTTACATAGAATTCGTCTCATAAACGATTCCGAACTTTACAATACAAGAGACCCACACGCAGACGAAAGTTACATAACGAAGGAAACATCAGGCttacatagaaaatatataGATGAGTTTGATTATGAAGACGGTCAAACATTTGATATCAATAACGATATAGATGACtctggtataaaatataatcattttgatAAATCTCATCAAGTGACTACAGACGATATCCTCATTCTAAAACAAGCTCTAAATAAACTACCACAAATACCATTTTCGCTTCTCATGGACGAATACAGATGGAGATATTTTGAAGGGAGTGTTGAAAAAGATTCTTTGAACGAAGAGTTTTGGATATTAGCTCAAGATATTCAAGGTATAGCACCAAATGGGGTTAGGGGCGAGGAGTATTTCGATATTGGAGCTAAATTTCATGTACCAGATAATACACCGTATATACG gtatttCCTGAGCAGCTTCCTGCAACATCAACTCTTCGAAGCCCTTTGTAAAGCGGCTGTGTTTGGTCATCGTAATGTTAAAGATGCTTTACCCCCCACTATATATCTTAATAGGTGTGATATTTACGGATCTAAAGCCGCTGGGAGAATATTAAA AGATTTGATGTCACGTGGTCACTCTCAGCATTGGCGTGAAATAATAGAGGATACGATAGGAGAAGTTGACATTTCAGCAGCTGCTTTGAAGCGTCACTACCGTCCTTTATACGTAATGTTGACGCGATTGGTCGAAAAATATAGTATCCCTATTGGCTGGTAA